ACGCGGAGCCCGAAGGTCGCGGGCTGCTGCCCGTCGCGCAACCAGCCCGCGACGACACCGGCCGTGCGCTCGGCGTCGGCGTCCTCCGCCTCGTCACCGGGCGCGCCGTAGCCGTCCTCGAAGTCGATCCGCAGGTCCTCCACGGCCGCCCCGGCCAGCTTCTGGCGCACCCGCGGATGCACCGCGTCGGCCACCGGACCGTCCAGGCCCAGCAGGAACGTCAGCGAAGCGGGCTCCGGCAGGTGCTCGTCGAACGTGCCCAGCGCCGTGTCAGCCCACTGCCGCAAGGTGCCCGAGTCGACCGCGCCCGCGGGCACGTAGCAGGTGTGCACCGGTTGCCGCGCGGCACCGGCTCCCGGATACCGCCGCGCCATGTCCTCGTCCACGGCCGACAACCGGGCCAACCGCGACTCGACCTGATCCGCGTTCAACGACGTCCGCACACACACCTCCGGCGAGAAAGAAGCCCTTGCACCTTGAACTTTGATCGTCGTCCGCCCGTGGCGGAGCCGCCGGACGTGAACGGATTCCCACGGCGGAAGAGGGGGCGGCACGACACCGCCCCCTCTTCGAAACGCCCGATCAGATCCGCTCGTACGCGGGCAGCGTCAGGAAGTCCACGAACTCGTCGGCGACCGCGACCTGCTCGAACAGCTCGACGGCCTGGCCCAGGTTCTCCGTCGGGAAACCGTTCTCGGCGCGCAGCGCCTTCTCCGTGTCGGCCAGCACCTGGCGCACCAGGTCGACGGTGACCTGCTCGCCACCGGCGAGGACCACGTCGTTGTGCAGCCACTGCCAGATCTGCGAACGAGAGATCTCGGCGGTCGCGGCGTCCTCCATCAGGTTGTGGATCGCCGCGGCACCGTTGCCGCCCAGCCAGGACACGATGTAGCGGACGCCGACGTCCACCGCCGCGCGCAGGCCCTCGATGGTCTTCTGGCCCGGCGTCCGGTTCACCGACAGCAGGTCGTCGGCGGTGACCGAGACGTCCTCGCGCTTGCGGTCGATCTGGTTCGGCTTGTCACCGAGGACGCCGTCGAACTCCTCGAAGCAGATCTCCACCAGACCGGGGTGCGCGACCCAGGAACCGTCGAAACCGTCGCCGGCCTCGCGGTTCTTGTCGTCGTGGACCTTGGCCATCGCCTTGTCGTTGGCCTCCGGGTCCTTCTTGTTCGGGATGAACGCGGCCATGCCGCCGATCGCGAACGCGCCGCGCTTGTGGCAGGTGCGCACCAGCAGCTCGGTGTAGGCGCGCATGAACGGCGCCGTCATCCCGACCGTGTTGCGGTCCGGCAGGATGTACTGGTCCGAGTCGCGGAACGTCTTGATGACGCTGAACAGGTAGTCCCAGCGACCGGCGTTGAGGCCCGCGGAGTGGTCGCGCAGCTCGTAGAGGATCTCCTCCATCTCGAACGCCGCCGGGAAGGTCTCGATCAGCACCGTGCCGCGGATCGTGCCGTGCGGGATGCCGAGCTCCTGCTGGGCGTGGGTGAACACGTCGTTCCACAGCCGCGCCTCGAGGTGGCTCTCCATCTTCGGCAGGTAGAAGTACGGGCCGCTGCCCCGGTTCACCAGCTCCTGGGCGTTGTGGAAGAAGTACAGCCCGAAGTCCAGCAGCGCACCGACGATCGGCTTGCCGTCGACCAGCACGTGCTTGTCGTCGAAGTGCCAGCCGCGCGGGCGCACCAGCGGCACCGCGTGCTGCACGTCGTCGCGCAGCTTGTACTGCTTGCCCTCCGGGGTGGTGAGCTCGACCTGCTTGCGCACCACGTCGTAGAGGTTGACCTGGCCGCTGACCACGTTCTCCCAGTGCGGGGTGTTCGCGTCCTCCAGGTCGGCCAGCCAGATGCGGGCACCGGAGTTCAGCGCGTTCACCGACATCTTGCGGTCGGTCGGGCCGGTGATCTCCACGCGCCGGTCGGCGATGTCGGCCGGGGGCGTGGCGACCTGCCAGTCGGACTCGCGGATCTCCTTGGTCTCCGGCAGGAAGTCGAGGCGGCCGTTGCGGGTGGCCTCGTCCCGGCGCTGCACGCGGCGGGCCAGCAGCTCGTCCCGGCGGGCGCCGAACTTCCGCTGCAGACCAGCGACGAAGTCGAGAGCCTCCTGGGTGAGGATCTCGTCGCCCCGCTCCACGGAGCCGCCGAGCACCTGCACGCTCGTCGCTGGGGTCGTGTCGGACATGGAAGCCCACCTTCTCTCGGGTACCTGCGCTCGCCGCCGCGCCGGGTCACGCCCGGTAGCGCCACAACGCTTCAGTGCTTTTCTGCATCGTGGATGTTAGTTTCCACGTATGGCCCGAGGCAACATGAGCTCGGGCACCGCCGACTAGAATCGATCACCAGGCCGACCTCCGAGGCCGACGAAGGGACCGCAGCGATGACCGGGCCACGCCGTGCCAACCAAGGCGGAGGGGTGCAGTCCATCGAACGCGCCTTCGACCTGCTGGAACTGATGGCGGACGCGGGCGGCGAAGTCGCGCTCTCCGAACTCGCCGAAGCCTCCGGGCTGCCGCTGCCGACCATCCACCGCATCATGCGCACCCTCGTGACCAGCGGATACGCCCGGCAGCAGCCGTCGCGGCGGTACTCGCTCGGGCCGCGGCTCATCCGGCTCGGCGAAACCGCGAGCCGCTCGCTCGGGTCCTGGGCGCGCCCCTACCTGGCGGAACTCACCGAAGCGACCGGCGAGACCTCGAACATGGCCGTGCTCGACGGCGACCAGATCGTCTACGTCGCGCAGGTCCCGTCGCAGCACTCGATGCGGATGTTCACCGAGGTCGGCCGCCGGGTCGACGTGCACGCCACCGCCGTCGGCAAGGCCGTGCTCGCCGACCTCGCCACCGACACCGTCGCGCAGCTCCTCGGCCGATCCGGGATGCGGGCGCAGACCGAACGCACCATCACCACCGTCGCCGCCATGCAGGACGAGCTGGGGCGCGTGCGCGAACAGGGCTTCGCCATCGACGACGGCGAGCAGGAAGTGGGCGTGCGCTGCTACGCCGTGGCGGTGCCCGGCGCCCCCGCCGGAGCGGGCATCTCGATCAGCGGCCCCGAAGGGCGCATGACGCGGATCGCCACGGACACG
This window of the Saccharopolyspora gloriosae genome carries:
- the aceB gene encoding malate synthase A, whose protein sequence is MSDTTPATSVQVLGGSVERGDEILTQEALDFVAGLQRKFGARRDELLARRVQRRDEATRNGRLDFLPETKEIRESDWQVATPPADIADRRVEITGPTDRKMSVNALNSGARIWLADLEDANTPHWENVVSGQVNLYDVVRKQVELTTPEGKQYKLRDDVQHAVPLVRPRGWHFDDKHVLVDGKPIVGALLDFGLYFFHNAQELVNRGSGPYFYLPKMESHLEARLWNDVFTHAQQELGIPHGTIRGTVLIETFPAAFEMEEILYELRDHSAGLNAGRWDYLFSVIKTFRDSDQYILPDRNTVGMTAPFMRAYTELLVRTCHKRGAFAIGGMAAFIPNKKDPEANDKAMAKVHDDKNREAGDGFDGSWVAHPGLVEICFEEFDGVLGDKPNQIDRKREDVSVTADDLLSVNRTPGQKTIEGLRAAVDVGVRYIVSWLGGNGAAAIHNLMEDAATAEISRSQIWQWLHNDVVLAGGEQVTVDLVRQVLADTEKALRAENGFPTENLGQAVELFEQVAVADEFVDFLTLPAYERI
- a CDS encoding IclR family transcriptional regulator; translation: MTGPRRANQGGGVQSIERAFDLLELMADAGGEVALSELAEASGLPLPTIHRIMRTLVTSGYARQQPSRRYSLGPRLIRLGETASRSLGSWARPYLAELTEATGETSNMAVLDGDQIVYVAQVPSQHSMRMFTEVGRRVDVHATAVGKAVLADLATDTVAQLLGRSGMRAQTERTITTVAAMQDELGRVREQGFAIDDGEQEVGVRCYAVAVPGAPAGAGISISGPEGRMTRIATDTIVPLMRRLAKDLSAELRTASHSA